ATACAACGCAACAAAGTTAGATTCTTTTTTGAAATTCAAATTGTGATATAATGCCATTGCAAGATGCATTGCCAATGTTGATTTTCCTACTCCCCCCTTTTGGTTCAATAACCCAATAATTTTTCCCATGATTTATTAATTTATAAAATTAGAAATTTATTTTTTTACTTATTAATTAAATTATTAATGTTTTTTTTTATTTAGAAATAAATTAAATAATGAATTTATATATTAATTAAATACTTAACTATTTTAAATATTAACTAATTTATAAATTAAAAAACAAATATATATATTAACAAAATAATAAACAAATATATTAATATAAAAATAAATTAATTAATTAATATAAAAGTATACTAGTATAAAAGTATAACTTTATAAAGTTATAACTATATCAAGAACCTAAATCATAAAAGCATAAAAGTATAATAGTATAAAAGTATAATAGTATAATTACTTATGAGTTGTTGGACGCTAACAAAAGTATAAAAGTATAATAGTGTATTAGTATAAAAGTATATTCATTTTTTTAATCTTGATTTTGAACAGGTATTTTAAAGTATAATTTTATACTATTATACTTTTATACAACTTCTTTTATGGCGGAATTTATAGGAATCCAAAAGTATAATAGTACAATAGTATAATTCTATAATTCATTTAATTAATAAAAATATACTTAAACAGATTATTCACTTAATTCTATTAATTAAATAATAAAAAGTTTATCTTTGAAATTACGAAGTAATTTAGCGAGGTGTGTTATGATACGTATCAAAACTAAAAAATCTACGATTTTTTGTTTTTCACGCCTCCTAACGCCTCGCCCTTCGGGAATAAAATACTCCGGAGTCGTATTTTTAAAAAATTGGAAATTGATCTATTTTTATGAGCAGACCAGAAAAAGAAAAAAAGAAAACATTTAGAAAAGAAATTTTATTTTCAGAAGAAGAGTATAAAGTAATAACTGATAAGTTTGAAAAAAGCGATTATACAAATATTAACTCGATGCTTCGTGATATTTTGATCAATAATGAATATCGAATTGTTACTTTTGATAATGATGCAAGAATAAAAAAAGGAATACTAATTGAAGAAGTTAGACGCATAGGAAATAACTTTAATCAATTAATTAGAAGTTTTAATCAACGAAAAATGGATTCATTTTCAAAAGATGAAATTAATTTATTGATTAAAAATGTAGATGATATTAAAATTATTTACAGTAAAATTGAGAGTAATATTTAAGGATTAATAATTAATGATTGCAAAAATAAGCACTGGTGTTTATACTTTAGGTATGGTTAAATATAACCATGATAAAACTATTGAAGATAAAAATGGTGAAATTGAAGGATTACTTTTAGGTACTAATCTTATAAATAAAAATGATTTTGAAACTATAGTTTCGACTATTAAAGACTATAATAATTTAAATCCTGATGTAAAAAAAAGTAATATTCATATTAGTTTAAACTTCCATAAAGATGATATTTTAGACAATAATTCCATTTATAAAATAGCTCAAGACTATATGGAAGAGATGGGTTATAAAGATCAGCCTTACGCAATTTACAGACATTTTGATAAAGAACATCCGCATGTTCATATAGTTTCTTCTCAAATAAATTCTGAAAGAAAAAAAATAAATGATTCTCACATATATTATAGAAGCCAGGCTTTAACTCGTAAACTGGAGGAAAAATACAGTATTACTAAAGCTGTAGAAAGGAATGAAATATTTTCTAAGAAAGATATTCATAAAGCAATTAATGAACATTTAGAGCAAGGAAAACATAGTTTGACTGCCATAATGAAAAGGGTTCTTAGTGATGTAATGAGTGATAAACCAACATCGATTAAGCAATTTGAAAAATTGCTAGATGATCATCAGATGAAAAGAATTATTTCTACAGATATTAATGAAACTGTTAAAGGCCATTCTTTCTACTTATTACCTATAGATCAATTAAGAAATGAAAATTTTGACACTACATCTAAGGGTATTACAGCAGTTGATCTTGATAATAGTTTTGCTTACCAATCGATAGAAACCCAGATTGAAATAAATTTAAAACAAAAAGAAGCTCTTCAGAAGGGGATAATGGGTAAACTTTATTCTGTAATAAATCCTTTAAAAGAAAAGCATAGAATTAGTTTAATTCAAGATGAAGGCAAAGATGTTTTTAAAGAAAAATTAAGCGATTTTATAATTAGCTTAAAGAAAAAAGGTATTGAAGTTGTTGTAAAAAGAACTCAAACTGGCGATGATATTAACTCTATTTATGGTTTATTATTTAAAGATATGAAGTCAAATATTACATATTCGGCGACTGAAATGAAAATTAAGACTAAAGATTTTTTAAAGATTATTGATGATGATTTAAAAAACATTTCAGATCTGGATAAGAAAATCATAGATGATAATACGAATGATACTATGATTGATAATAGTTATTTTGGTCCGTTAGATAATGATAATACAAACATCTTTTCTATGTTTTCTGAAGTACTAAAAAATAATAATACAGCAGGTGTTCCGGATGATATGCCACTTAAAAATCGAAGAAAACGTAAACGAGGTTTATAAATTGAATTATTCTGTACTTGTTAAAAATATTAATGAAAAAATATAACAGTTAAAAATATTAATATATTTGAATAAAATTTAATATATAAAATATGATAACAGTTTTAGCAGAAAAACCCTCTGTAGCACGTGATATTGCTAGTTTTTTGGGTGCAAATAATAAAAAAGAAGGATATTTAGAAGGAAACAATTACGCTGTTACTTGGGCATTTGGGCATTTAGTTGAGATCAAAGATTTAAAAGAACTTGGTTACGGTGATAAATGGGAGTTGAAAACATTACCTTTTATTCCTGAAAAGTTTGAATTAAAAATATCTAAAGGAGCTGATAAACAATTCAAAGTTATTAAGAGTTTATTTGAAAAATCTGAAAAGATTATTTGCGCTACTGATGCAGGTAGGGAAGGAGAACTCATTTTTAGATACATTTATAACCTATCAAAGTCAGATAAAAATTTTGAAAGATTATGGATAAGCTCGCTAACAGATCAGGCAATAAAGGATGGATTTAATAAATTAAAACCTGGAACAGATTTTGATAATTTATTTAATTCTGCTAAAGCACGGAATCAGGCAGATTATATAGTAGGAATTAATGCTACTATAGGTATGACTACAAAGGCAGGCTCCGGATTATTATCATTGGGTAGAGTACAAACTCCAACTTTAGCATTAATCTGCCATAGGTATCTTCAAAATATAGATTTTAAACCTGTTCCGTATTACACTCCAGAACTACTATTGTTTCCACTTAATAAATTAGAATTTAAAGCTAGATTTGAAAGTAACTTTGATGAAGAATCTAAAGCGCAAATAATACTTGATACTTTAGATTTAAATTTAAAAGTAACTGATATTATTACTAAGGAAGTAAAAGATAATCCTCCATATTTATTTGATCTTACTTCACTTCAAATGGAAGCAAATAAAAGATTTGGTTTTTCTGCTCAAAAGACTTTAACCACCGCTCAGGAACTTTATGAAAAACATAAAATTTTATCATATCCAAGAACTTCATCTAAGTTTTTAAGTGACGATATGGTATCAACACTTCCTGGACTTTTTAGCGATATTTTAAAGTTTCATGATAGTAAGGATTCAATTAATTTTTTATTAAATAATAAATTGTCGACTAGACCGATTGACAATAATAAAGTAACTGATCACCACGCTATAATTCCAACAGAAAACAAAGTTAATTTTCAAAATTTAAATGATGATGAAAAATCAATTTACAATTTAGTTGTCAATAGATTTTTAGAAGCTTTTATGCCTGTCTGTGTAAAAGAAAGTACAACTATAATCATTGATACAGAAAAAGGAAAATTTAGTTCTGCCGGAACTGTAATAAAGGAAAGAGGATGGAGATCAATTTCTTCTGATATTTTTAATGATGATGAAAATCAAGAAAAAGAACAAAAATTACCTAACCTAAAAATTGGAGAAAATCTTTCAATTATTAAAAAAGAAATCGTAAAAAGCTTTACTAAACCACTTCCACTTTTTACGGAGAGTAGTTTATTGCACAGTATGGAAACCGCAGGTAAATTAATAGAGGATTCTGAACTTGCTCAGGCAATGAAAGAAGGAGGATTAGGAACGCCAGCTACTAGAGCTTCAATAATCGAACTTTTAATTAAAAGGAATTATATAGTTAGAGCTAAAAAAAATATTATTCCAACAGATTTAGGGTTGAATTTATATAACCAAGTTAAAGATCTTAAAATTTCAAAAGCTGAACTTACGGGGGAATGGGAGAGTAAGCTGATGCAGATGGAAAATGGAAATTATTCTTACGATCAATTCAATAGTGAAATAAATATTTATATAAAGGAATTAATAGATTCAATTAAAACTTTACAGATTGAAACATTCGACAAAGAAATTATCAATTGTCCTAATTGTAAAACGGGAAAAATAATTGAGAAAGGAAATCAATTTAGATGTAACAGCAGTGATTCAGAAAGTTGCAATTTTCCAGTTATTTGGAAAAAAATATCCGAAAAAACAATTACAAGTTCTAACGTTATTGATTTGGTAAAAAACAATAAGACCGATTTAATAAAAGGATTTCTTAATAAAGAAAAAAAAGAATTTAACGCATGCCTGACAATAGATCAGGAAACCAAAAAATTAAAATTTGATTTTAGTAAAATTTCAATCTGTGACTGCCCAAAATGTAAGGATGGCAAAATAGAAGATAACGACAAAGTTTTTAAATGCAATGATTATACTAACTGTGATTTTGTAGTATTCAAAGAAATTTCTAAAAAGAAAATTAGCCAAAATGATTTAATAAAATTAGTAAAAGACAAGAAGACTAATTTGATAAAAGGTTTTGTATCTAAAACTGGTTCAACTTTTGAAGCCAAATTAATATTAGATTCAACTTTTAAAGTCAGCTTTGAATTTCCCAAAAAATAGAAAAATCTCAAATATTATATAAGAAAGACAAACCGATGTGATAATCACATCGGTTTTTATTTTTCATCAACTTATCATTATTTTTGATTAAAATTAAAATGTATTAAAATTTTTAATATATTTGGAAAAAATTAATTTCTATAAAAATGACCACAACAATCTATCAAAGACTGCCTGCTGAAATAAAAAAAGAAATTCAAGAGAATCTAAAAAACAATAAAAATTTAAAAATTGGTTTTTTTTCAGACGATTTTAAATTTCAACATGAGGGCAAGGAAGTAAGCTATAGATTTAGAGCTTATGAAGTTGAGGGTCAAAAAAACTTTACAATTGTATTTAATTCAAATACAAGCAAACACAATCCTTACACTAAAAATAATAATATCTTTTTTTACGATAAGAAATTAAAAAACACACTTCATGTCAAAAAAGAACTTTTTGACGAAATCCTGGAATCTCAAATAGA
The Flavobacterium sp. GSB-24 genome window above contains:
- a CDS encoding relaxase/mobilization nuclease domain-containing protein, whose protein sequence is MIAKISTGVYTLGMVKYNHDKTIEDKNGEIEGLLLGTNLINKNDFETIVSTIKDYNNLNPDVKKSNIHISLNFHKDDILDNNSIYKIAQDYMEEMGYKDQPYAIYRHFDKEHPHVHIVSSQINSERKKINDSHIYYRSQALTRKLEEKYSITKAVERNEIFSKKDIHKAINEHLEQGKHSLTAIMKRVLSDVMSDKPTSIKQFEKLLDDHQMKRIISTDINETVKGHSFYLLPIDQLRNENFDTTSKGITAVDLDNSFAYQSIETQIEINLKQKEALQKGIMGKLYSVINPLKEKHRISLIQDEGKDVFKEKLSDFIISLKKKGIEVVVKRTQTGDDINSIYGLLFKDMKSNITYSATEMKIKTKDFLKIIDDDLKNISDLDKKIIDDNTNDTMIDNSYFGPLDNDNTNIFSMFSEVLKNNNTAGVPDDMPLKNRRKRKRGL
- a CDS encoding type IA DNA topoisomerase, which codes for MITVLAEKPSVARDIASFLGANNKKEGYLEGNNYAVTWAFGHLVEIKDLKELGYGDKWELKTLPFIPEKFELKISKGADKQFKVIKSLFEKSEKIICATDAGREGELIFRYIYNLSKSDKNFERLWISSLTDQAIKDGFNKLKPGTDFDNLFNSAKARNQADYIVGINATIGMTTKAGSGLLSLGRVQTPTLALICHRYLQNIDFKPVPYYTPELLLFPLNKLEFKARFESNFDEESKAQIILDTLDLNLKVTDIITKEVKDNPPYLFDLTSLQMEANKRFGFSAQKTLTTAQELYEKHKILSYPRTSSKFLSDDMVSTLPGLFSDILKFHDSKDSINFLLNNKLSTRPIDNNKVTDHHAIIPTENKVNFQNLNDDEKSIYNLVVNRFLEAFMPVCVKESTTIIIDTEKGKFSSAGTVIKERGWRSISSDIFNDDENQEKEQKLPNLKIGENLSIIKKEIVKSFTKPLPLFTESSLLHSMETAGKLIEDSELAQAMKEGGLGTPATRASIIELLIKRNYIVRAKKNIIPTDLGLNLYNQVKDLKISKAELTGEWESKLMQMENGNYSYDQFNSEINIYIKELIDSIKTLQIETFDKEIINCPNCKTGKIIEKGNQFRCNSSDSESCNFPVIWKKISEKTITSSNVIDLVKNNKTDLIKGFLNKEKKEFNACLTIDQETKKLKFDFSKISICDCPKCKDGKIEDNDKVFKCNDYTNCDFVVFKEISKKKISQNDLIKLVKDKKTNLIKGFVSKTGSTFEAKLILDSTFKVSFEFPKK